Proteins from a genomic interval of Lysobacter stagni:
- the fur gene encoding ferric iron uptake transcriptional regulator, whose product MESQDLRNAGLKVTHPRLRILELLEQSKPRHMTAEDIYRHLLEHGEDIGLATVYRVLTQFEAAGLVLKHNFEAGQSVYELDRGHHHDHMVDVDTGKIIEFESPEIEELQRKIAAKHGYEIDEHSLVLYVRKKR is encoded by the coding sequence ATGGAATCGCAAGACCTCCGCAACGCCGGACTCAAGGTCACCCATCCGCGCCTGCGGATCCTGGAACTGCTGGAGCAGTCCAAGCCGCGGCACATGACCGCGGAAGACATCTACCGCCATCTGCTCGAGCACGGCGAGGACATCGGCCTGGCCACGGTCTATCGCGTGCTGACCCAGTTCGAGGCGGCCGGGCTGGTGCTCAAGCACAACTTCGAGGCCGGCCAGTCGGTGTACGAACTGGACCGCGGCCACCACCACGACCACATGGTCGACGTGGACACCGGCAAGATCATCGAATTCGAAAGTCCCGAGATCGAAGAGCTGCAGCGCAAGATCGCGGCCAAGCACGGTTACGAGATCGACGAGCACTCGCTGGTACTGTACGTGCGCAAGAAGCGGTGA
- a CDS encoding outer membrane protein assembly factor BamE, with translation MPKHTTYKLLLVLSIAMVTGGCGILYKQPIYQGNLLEKSSVDQLQTGMSKQQVNLLLGSPSIEDPFHHDRWDYASTQRTNRVGTVEKKNLTLWFENDSLVKWEGDYFPEQDEQLARQTVRQFGRNLPKEKNEKRRGR, from the coding sequence ATGCCGAAGCACACGACGTACAAGCTCCTGCTGGTCCTTTCCATCGCCATGGTCACCGGCGGCTGCGGCATCCTCTACAAGCAGCCCATCTATCAGGGCAATCTGCTGGAGAAGTCCAGCGTCGATCAGCTCCAGACCGGCATGAGCAAGCAACAGGTCAACCTGCTGCTCGGCTCGCCGTCGATCGAAGACCCGTTCCACCACGACCGCTGGGACTACGCTTCCACGCAGCGCACCAACCGCGTGGGCACCGTCGAGAAGAAGAACCTCACCCTCTGGTTCGAGAACGACTCGCTGGTGAAGTGGGAAGGCGACTACTTCCCCGAGCAGGACGAACAGCTGGCCCGGCAGACGGTCCGCCAGTTCGGCCGCAACCTGCCGAAGGAAAAGAACGAGAAGCGTCGCGGCCGCTGA
- a CDS encoding RnfH family protein — protein MKIQLVRAWPRRFEAIELELPAGATVGDALVAAGLDRDAETVAHAVFGVRVARDVPLQDGDRVELLRPLQADPKTARRRRAESRPLKQKTRP, from the coding sequence GTGAAGATCCAGCTCGTGCGCGCCTGGCCGCGGCGCTTCGAGGCGATCGAGCTGGAACTGCCAGCGGGCGCGACCGTCGGCGATGCGCTGGTCGCGGCGGGCCTGGATCGCGATGCGGAAACCGTGGCCCATGCCGTGTTCGGCGTGCGCGTGGCGCGCGATGTGCCCTTGCAGGATGGCGATCGCGTGGAGCTGCTGCGTCCGCTGCAGGCCGATCCCAAGACCGCGCGCCGGCGTCGCGCCGAATCCCGGCCGCTCAAACAGAAAACCCGGCCGTAG
- a CDS encoding type II toxin-antitoxin system RatA family toxin, translating to MQTIRRTALVEHSAARMFALVNDVAAYPRRFSWCESAQVLEAGEGRLVARLDIGFGALRTWFTTENTMSPPHHIQLKLVEGPFQSLGGRWEFHALDESACKVTLTLEFEPKVKLLGPAMALGFQGLADRMVDDFIRVADRGEEA from the coding sequence ATGCAGACCATCCGCCGTACCGCCCTCGTCGAGCACTCCGCCGCGCGCATGTTCGCGCTGGTCAACGATGTGGCGGCCTATCCGCGACGTTTCAGCTGGTGCGAGTCGGCGCAGGTGCTGGAAGCGGGAGAGGGGCGGCTGGTGGCGCGCCTGGACATCGGCTTCGGCGCGCTGCGCACCTGGTTCACCACCGAGAACACCATGAGCCCGCCGCACCACATCCAGCTGAAGCTGGTCGAGGGGCCGTTCCAGAGCCTGGGCGGACGCTGGGAATTCCACGCGCTGGACGAGTCCGCGTGCAAGGTCACGCTGACGCTGGAATTCGAGCCGAAGGTGAAGCTGCTGGGGCCGGCGATGGCACTGGGGTTCCAGGGCCTGGCCGATCGCATGGTCGACGACTTCATCCGCGTCGCGGACCGTGGCGAAGAGGCCTGA
- the smpB gene encoding SsrA-binding protein SmpB yields the protein MSKNSNKKTGKDKGKGAGGGTIALNKRARHEYHLEDKFEAGLSLQGWELKAIRAGRANIGDAYAVVLHSEIFLIGSQITPLISASTHVVADDRRSRKLLLHRAEIDTLIGRVQRDGYTLVPTALYWKGNKVKAEIALAKGKQAHDKREASKERDWQREKQRVMRRHNKDA from the coding sequence ATGTCCAAGAATTCCAACAAGAAGACCGGCAAGGATAAGGGAAAGGGCGCCGGCGGCGGCACCATCGCACTCAACAAGCGTGCGCGCCACGAGTACCACCTCGAGGACAAGTTCGAGGCCGGTCTGTCCCTGCAGGGCTGGGAGCTCAAGGCGATCCGCGCTGGCCGGGCCAACATCGGCGACGCCTACGCCGTGGTCCTGCACAGCGAGATCTTCCTGATCGGTTCGCAGATCACCCCGCTGATCTCGGCCTCCACGCACGTCGTGGCCGACGACCGCCGCTCGCGCAAACTGCTGCTGCATCGGGCGGAGATCGACACGCTCATCGGTCGCGTGCAGCGCGACGGCTACACCCTGGTTCCTACCGCGCTCTACTGGAAGGGCAACAAGGTCAAGGCCGAAATCGCCCTGGCCAAGGGCAAGCAGGCCCACGACAAGCGCGAGGCCAGCAAGGAACGCGACTGGCAGCGCGAGAAGCAGCGCGTGATGCGCCGGCACAACAAGGACGCCTGA